The genomic stretch ACCATGTATATCAGTCTGTTGGTTGTTGTGTTTCTGAAGGGGAAACAAAGAGGTTAATATTGGTGGGCGGGTCTTGCTATAGGAGGGtgtgtttcttttttccttcaaaatatGTACGAGGAATGTCCAGCAAACTATAGGGTagacttttgcttgaaaatttgTATATACTTTACATATGGATTTGTCTGAGGAAGGATTTCTGTTACATTTGGATGGTCTTTTCCTTGTCAAACTACTCTTAGCTTTCCATTCTAAATCCTAATGGAACTAAAACACGCCTAATTTCCCTTTGATTCCGATAGAACCTTCAAATCCTCCAAACTCCTCTCTACTTTGTCTGCTTTCCAACTGTTAATCTTTCCGGCCAAAGCTCTTTCGTGCTatctaccttttttttttttttttttttaaaaaaaaaaaatctggggTGCTCTTTCATATCATAAGCATGGAGTTCGAGAAAATCCTGGAGCAGGATCATCAATGCTCAAGCAGAGTGAAAAAACTGGGTCCGGGAACTTTGGTAGTTGGGAATGCTGGGAAGTGCTTTTAGGCACTAACTAACAGGAAAATTTTTCTTCTCACCCTTTCAATGCTCAAGCAAAATGAGCAAACCAAGCATGTTTTCGTAGTACTAAATGTTTCTTACGATGCCAAGTAAATACTCCCATCTCCCAGCAAGAAAttcagaaaaacaaaaacttgacaaagaaaagaaaacttggATTATAGACAGGAATACTTTACCAAGTTGTCTGCGTAAAAATTTAGTACAGTTGCAGGGCCACTTAAGAGCAAGTACAGTTGATCTTTGCCCCTTCTACCTAAATAAGCATAATCCTGATACTACAAGTTACAATAACGCCTCTGGCTTACTTTGGACTAGAgtaatttgagaaaataaacttGCACTCTGTCAGGCATAGCAGCATGGCTAAAACTATAGTTATGACAATTAGTACACCTAAGCTATCGAGGCAAGTGATGCAGCCCTCGATTGCACCCAGGATATCACATCTTCTCGAGTTGCCACAAAGAGGCCTCCTGCTTTATCTTCCCTCAGTTTAAAAGGAGCAGCAAGCTTCTCCGCATGTGAAGCAAATGCGTTGGCCAAACCTTGAGAGTACTTGTGACTTCCTGCTCCAGTGCTTGCAGATAGCACTTCTGGCAATGCCTCTCGGCGCTGGACAAGTTTTGTTAAGGTTTGCATCCATTCTTCCAATGCAGTATGTGCTGCACCAACGGAGAGTGATCGGACATTTAATCGCCATTCCTCCTCAGTCCTAGTATGTAAACCTGGATATAATCCATACATTGTCCCCAAATAAAGAAGCTCATGAGCTCTCTCACGGAGATTTCTGTTCCGAAAAATATCAATCAAGCAATTACAGAAAGGCCTCCTTGCATCAACAGCAGTGTTACTGAGTATTCCTTTGAATTCCTGTTTCACATTCTCAAACTTAGTATCTTCTTCTTCCAACGACTTGATAAAGGCAACCAAATTTTGGTTAGCCTTGTGTAAACACGCAAGGACCTTGTTTACATCTTCACCTTCACAGTAGGACACGACGGACAGCAAACACCCACAAAGCCTATCATCTGGTTTGATACCACCATTGACTGAACTCTCAAACACCTGAACCAAATCATCAATTCTCTTCGCTCTTCCTAGGCACTGAATCAAACATGTACATCCCATGACATTGAGCTCAACACCCTTCTCGGACATCTCCTCAAACATCCTCATTGCCTTGTCAGCATTCCCACCACTGCCATATATATTAAGCATCGCAGTATAGCTCCAGCTGTCCGGTTTACGGCTTTCAGATCCCTTCATATCCTCAAACAGCCTCTCAGCCTCTTCTTCCAACCCAAGATCAGCACACATGCTCAACAAAGAATTATACAATATGAAATCCACAGGCCATCCATTCAATCTCATCCGATCCCAAAGCTCCAAAGCATCTTTAGCCCATCTTGCCTTCCCATAAATCCTAATCAATGCTGTTAGCGTTTTTTCATTCGGGGTAATCCCTGAATCCAACATTTCCTCAAACAAACTCCTAGCCAGTCCAGGCTTCCCGGCCTTACCCATTGCTTCCAGTAGTGTATTATACACAACTAAATTAGGTTGTACCCCAAGTGACttcatttcttccaaaacatACCTTATACCATCATAATCCCCTGCTTCACCGAACACCTTCCCCAACACAGCAAAAGCAATAGGATCAGGCTTCCAACCACTGGCCCTCCCTCTCTCATACAAACTCATCACCTCCTCAACTTTCCTCAGCTTTGCATAAACATCAAGAACAGCAGAGTAAGTCACCTCATCAGGCATCAGCCCAGTTTTATACATCCTCTCAAACCACTGGACCGCCTTATCGAAAAGATTACATCTTTTTGCACAAGTGATGATAGTAGAATAAGTAATATTATCGAGCTCAACCCCATTTTCAATCATCTCATTAGCAAGGTTCTCCACGTGCTGAAACTGCCTGCCAAACCTCAAAGACTTCATTGTCACATTATAAAAGATTGTTTCTAGAGGAAACAAATTCAGAGTCTTAATCcaattgaaaaaaagaagagtcTTTTGCCAACTTCTCAAACTGTTGAGCACCAGCAGGGCATTATCTCTATTGGGTGGATGTGGGATTTCTTCAAGAATTGCCTGAAAAGCAGCGTCATCAGCAGGGTCACAATCATTGAGTTTCTTGGCAAAGTGTTTGAGGTCTCTGATTTGAGGATTGTAGGAATAAGAAGAGCGCTTCTGGCGTTGGAGAGAGAGGACAGACGGCTTTGGCTTTGTGGGATTGACCCATACGGACTTAGGTTTGGATAAGAGTTGATGGGATTCATTTGGTCGGTCAGAAAGAATGGTGTTGGAGAGAGGCTTCAGCTGCTCGGATAAAGATGGGGTTTTTCTCTTTCGGGATTCTGCTTTTCCTGGAGCAGTTTTTGGAGGAGATTTGGATGAAGTGCAAAAAATGGTGAACTTTTTGGTGGAGATTCTTAACGGAGAGGTGAAATGTGGTGGCTGATTTTTGTCTGAAGGATATGATATGTTGCAGTGGTGAACATCTAAAACGGCTGAGAGTTTTGCAGCCATGGCGAAATGGGGAGGGGAGGTGATGCCGGGTTTTGGTTTCTGGGAAGATGGGGGTTTGGGTTTAACCAAAGGAATATCTATCCATTCAATTCATGCTTGACAGTCTTAACAATGACATGgatatttttttgggtttgggAGACCTTATCCAGTGACAGTCAAGTGATTCTCTGAATGTAAGCCCCAGCAATAAAAGCTTTACAAATAAAAACATTCGCGGTAAGATTGGGAAAAAGATGTTCCATTAAAAGGGGTTGGGAGTAATGATTATTAATGGAAGAGGAACTGTTGACATAGGAAAATGATAGCCAAAATAAATTACGGACTTAAAAAACAAGATTTCAAAAGCTGTGGAGGATTTCAAGTGGGAATGGTAGGATAAATGTTGGTCAAAGAAAACCATGTATGCAAAGTTGTTGAATTCCCGAAAGATTATAAGGGGACTAAAATGAAGAAGAGAAGGGATTATTTAAGTATACAGAGATTTCAAATTTGCATGGAGATTGGAGTGTCGAAAGAAGGATAAAACTTGGTTTCcactaaaatttgaaaaagattaGGGGTCAGAACTCAGAAGGGGAAAGGGCTACAGAGGGAAGAGTAAGGGATGGAAAAGAATTTTATTGAATTCACCAAAAAGAGCAGAAAAGATTAGAGGTATTGAAAATGGCAGAGGAACTAAAGTGTAGAGGAAAGAATATGTAATCTAAAAAAAGGAGACACAGAAAATGCGTTATAAATTCACGAGTTGTTGCTCCCTTAATTTCATGTGCTGGTAAAAGGTAAAGACCGAAGGCCAGTACCTGTCCTTGGATGCGGGGAAAACTGAACTGAATAACCTGTCAACGCGATTTGGGATTGGATTAAAACTTCAATGGTTTTGCTAATGCAATTTTGTTTGACCATTTCATGTTTTAGAGAGATTCTTTGGTGGATGCAGACTGCAATCGTTATGTTCATACGCACCAAATAATAGATGCACTAGCACAACAGAGGTTAACACTGATACAACAATTGTAAGGAGGACAAAGATAGTAACGCATTAAATTGTGCTTGAACTTATGGGCAGCGTTATTGGTATTACAAAAATGTGGTGAAAAATCATGATATTCGATACAAGATCCTGTACTATTAATCAGCCTCAACTCCTAAGAAGAAGTTTTCTTATATGATTCTCAACTCTCTTTCTGATAGAAGAATCAGGATAGCGCTCTGTCACCTCAGCTGCAAACGAGAAGATGAGAGCTTTTCTGGCAGTTCTTATGTCAACACCCCGTGCCTGGAAATAGAAGAGCTGGTCCTCCTCCAGGTCACTTATAGCAGCTCCATGGGAACATTTAACGTCATCGGCAATGATCTGGAGATTAGGTTTAACATTCACGGTTGCCCTAGGTTCCAGGAGCAGGCTTCTAGTGAGTTGTCCAGCATCTGTTTGCTGAGCGAATCTGCATGATCAGATATATATCAGACGTGAATTACTTGTGGAACTATAC from Coffea eugenioides isolate CCC68of chromosome 8, Ceug_1.0, whole genome shotgun sequence encodes the following:
- the LOC113779784 gene encoding pentatricopeptide repeat-containing protein At5g46580, chloroplastic, with the translated sequence MAAKLSAVLDVHHCNISYPSDKNQPPHFTSPLRISTKKFTIFCTSSKSPPKTAPGKAESRKRKTPSLSEQLKPLSNTILSDRPNESHQLLSKPKSVWVNPTKPKPSVLSLQRQKRSSYSYNPQIRDLKHFAKKLNDCDPADDAAFQAILEEIPHPPNRDNALLVLNSLRSWQKTLLFFNWIKTLNLFPLETIFYNVTMKSLRFGRQFQHVENLANEMIENGVELDNITYSTIITCAKRCNLFDKAVQWFERMYKTGLMPDEVTYSAVLDVYAKLRKVEEVMSLYERGRASGWKPDPIAFAVLGKVFGEAGDYDGIRYVLEEMKSLGVQPNLVVYNTLLEAMGKAGKPGLARSLFEEMLDSGITPNEKTLTALIRIYGKARWAKDALELWDRMRLNGWPVDFILYNSLLSMCADLGLEEEAERLFEDMKGSESRKPDSWSYTAMLNIYGSGGNADKAMRMFEEMSEKGVELNVMGCTCLIQCLGRAKRIDDLVQVFESSVNGGIKPDDRLCGCLLSVVSYCEGEDVNKVLACLHKANQNLVAFIKSLEEEDTKFENVKQEFKGILSNTAVDARRPFCNCLIDIFRNRNLRERAHELLYLGTMYGLYPGLHTRTEEEWRLNVRSLSVGAAHTALEEWMQTLTKLVQRREALPEVLSASTGAGSHKYSQGLANAFASHAEKLAAPFKLREDKAGGLFVATREDVISWVQSRAASLASIA